The Glycine soja cultivar W05 chromosome 3, ASM419377v2, whole genome shotgun sequence genome window below encodes:
- the LOC114404940 gene encoding uncharacterized protein LOC114404940: MKRKKLQQDLWLAAQAHESLMRQKARSRWIKEGDCNSQYFHLVINSHQRSNALNGVNINGSWVDNPSRVKEEVCSFFQQRFQETMSNRSILNGTSFQETMFFGEATMKNVKTIKSILRAFELSSGLKINSGKSSFGVLGQSEQWKLQAASYLNCRIMPLPFSYLGIPIGANPRRYGLWDPILRKTESKLYRWKQRHLSYGGRVTLIKATLTSIPIFYLSFFIIPNRVAEKLTQIQRRFLWGGGLDQKKIAWVKWDTICLPKDKGGLGIKDIRTFNRALLGKWRWNLMQQHDDLWVKILISKYGGWRALEEGTSVTNESIWWQDLRSVIHEQAVHGLFQSAIDWKVGCGDQIRFWEDCWLMEQEPLRVKYPRLYNISCQQQKLI, from the coding sequence atgaaaaggaAGAAGCTGCAGCAAGATCTTTGGTTAGCAGCCCAAGCTCACGAGTCTTTAATGAGGCAGAAGGCGAGATCGCGTTGGATTAAGGAGGGGGACTGCAATTCTCAATATTTTCACCTGGTGATTAACTCCCATCAAAGGTCTAATGCTCTAAATGGTGTTAATATTAATGGATCCTGGGTTGATAATCCATCTAGAGTAAAAGAGGAAGTTTGTAGCTTTTTCCAGCAGAGATTTCAAGAAACTATGAGCAACAGATCAATTTTAAATGGCACCTCTTTTCAAGAAACTATGTTCTTTGGGGAGGCTACTATGAAAAATGTCAAGACTATCAAATCGATTTTGAGGGCTTTTGAATTGTCATCAggacttaaaataaattctgGGAAGAGCAGCTTTGGGGTGTTGGGCCAATCTGAACAATGGAAATTGCAGGCTGCCAGTTATCTGAATTGCAGAATCATGCCTCTTCCTTTCTCTTATTTGGGAATACCAATCGGGGCTAATCCAAGGCGTTATGGGTTATGGGATCCAATCCTAAGAAAGACTGAATCTAAATTGTATAGGTGGAAGCAGAGACATCTATCTTATGGGGGAAGAGTGACCCTCATAAAAGCAACTCTAACCTCTATTCCTATTTTCTAtctctcttttttcataattcctAACAGGGTAGCGGAAAAACTAACCCAAATCCAGAGGAGGTTCCTATGGGGTGGTGGCCTTGATCAGAAGAAAATTGCATGGGTTAAATGGGATACTATCTGCCTTCCAAAGGATAAGGGTGGCCTGGGGATAAAGGATATCAGAACTTTTAATAGAGCTCTGTTGGGTAAATGGAGATGGAACCTGATGCAGCAGCATGATGATCTTTGGGTTAAGATTCTCATCTCGAAGTATGGAGGTTGGAGGGCTCTAGAGGAGGGAACATCAGTCACCAATGAATCCATATGGTGGCAGGATTTAAGGTCAGTAATCCATGAACAAGCTGTGCATGGTCTGTTTCAATCTGCAATAGATTGGAAAGTGGGGTGTGGGGACCAAATCAGGTTTTGGGAGGACTGCTGGCTCATGGAACAGGAACCTTTAAGGGTGAAATATCCCAGATTGTATAACATATCCTGTCAACAGCAGAAGCTTATTTAG